Proteins encoded in a region of the Balaenoptera ricei isolate mBalRic1 chromosome 19, mBalRic1.hap2, whole genome shotgun sequence genome:
- the SYT3 gene encoding synaptotagmin-3, with product MSGDYEDDLCRRALILVSDLCARVRDADTSDRCQEFNDLRIRGYPRGPDADISVSLLSVIVTFCGIVLLGVSLFVSWKLCWVPWRDKGGSAVGGGPLRKDLGPGVGLAGLVGGGGHHLGAGLGGHPLLGGPHHHAHTAHHPPFAELLEPGSLGGSDPPEPSYLDMDSYPEAAAAVVATGVKPSQTSPELPSEGGAGSGLLLLPPSGGGLPSAQSHQQVTSLAPTTRYPALPRPLTQQTLSPQPDPGSEERPPALPLPLPGGEEKAKLIGQIKPELYQGTGPGGRRGGGAPGSGEAGAGAPCGRISFALRYLYGSDQLVVRILQALDLPAKDSNGFSDPYVKIYLLPDRKKKFQTKVHRKTLNPVFNETFQFSVPLAELAQRKLHFSVYDFDRFSRHDLIGQVVLDNLLELAEQPPDRPLWRDIVEGGSEKADLGELNFSLCYLPTAGRLTVTIIKASNLKAMDLTGFSDPYVKASLISEGRRLKKRKTSIKKNTLNPTYNEALVFDVAPESVENVGLSIAVVDYDCIGHNEVIGVCRVGPDAADPHGREHWAEMLANPRKPVERWHQLVEEKTLTSFTKGSKGLSEKENSE from the exons ATGTCAGGAGACTACGAGGATGACCTCTGCCGTCGGGCACTCATCCTGGTCTCGGACCTCTGTGCGCGGGTCCGAGATGCCGACACCAGTGACAGGTGCCAAGAGTTCAACGACCTGCGAATCAGAGGCTATCCCCGGGGCCCCGACGCAG ACATCTCCGTGAGCCTGCTGTCGGTCATCGTGACGTTCTGTGGCATTGTCCTTCTGGGTGTCTCCCTCTTCGTGTCCTGGAAGCTGTGCTGGGTGCCCTGGAGGGACAAGGGAGGCTCAGCGGTGGGCGGTGGCCCCCTGCGCAAAGACCTAGGCCCTGGGGTCGGGCTGGCAGGCCTGGTAGGCGGCGGTGGGCACCACCTAGGGGCTGGCCTGGGTGGCCATCCCCTGCTGGGGGGCCCACACCACCACGCCCACACTGCCCACCATCCGCCCTTCGCTGAGCTGCTGGAGCCGGGCAGCCTAGGGGGGTCGGACCCCCCAGAGCCCTCCTACTTGGACATGGACTCGTATCCAGAGGCCGCAGCTGCCGTAGTAGCCACTGGGGTCAAACCGAGCCAGACATCTCCTGAGCTACCCTCTGAGGGCGGCGCAGGCTCTGGGCTGCTCCTGCTTCCCCCCAGTGGTGGGGGCTTGCCCAGTGCCCAGTCGCATCAGCAGGTCACAAGCCTGGCACCCACAACCAG GTACCCGGCCCTGCCCCGGCCCCTCACCCAGCAGACCCTGAGCCCCCAGCCTGATCCGGGCAGTGAGGAGCGGCCGCCCGCCCTACCCTTACCCTTACCAGGCGGTGAGGAAAAAGCCAAGCTCATCGGACAGATCAAGCCGGAGTTGTACCAGGGGACTGGACCCGGTGGCCGGCGGGGCGGCGGGGCCCCAGGTTCCGGAGAGGCCGGCGCGGGGGCGCCCTGCGGCCGCATCAGCTTCGCCCTGAGGTACCTCTACGGCTCCGACCAGCTGGTGGTGCGGATCCTGCAGGCCTTGGACCTCCCGGCCAAGGACTCCAATGGCTTCTCAGACCCCTACGTCAAGATCTACCTGCTGCCTGACCGCAAGAAAAAGTTTCAGACCAAG GTACACAGGAAGACCCTGAACCCCGTGTTCAACGAGACATTTCAGTTCTCCGTGCCCCTGGCTGAGCTGGCCCAGCGCAAACTGCACTTCAGCGTCTATGACTTTGACCGCTTCTCCCGGCACGACCTCATCGGCCAGGTGGTTCTGGACAACCTCCTGGAGCTGGCTGAGCAGCCCCCCGACCGCCCGCTCTGGAGGGACATCGTGGAGGGTGGCTCG GAAAAGGCGGATCTTGGGGAGCTCAACTTCTCACTGTGCTACCTCCCCACGGCCGGGCGCCTCACCGTGACCATCATCAAAGCCTCTAACCTCAAAGCAATGGACCTCACCGGCTTCTCAG ACCCCTACGTGAAGGCCTCTCTGATCAGCGAGGGGCGGCGTCTGAAGAAGCGGAAAACCTCGATCAAGAAGAACACGCTGAACCCCACGTACAACGAGGCGCTGGTGTTCGACGTGGCCCCCGAGAGCGTGGAGAACGTGGGGCTCAGCATCGCGGTGGTGGATTATGATTG CATCGGACACAACGAGGTGATCGGCGTGTGCCGCGTGGGTCCCGACGCCGCCGACCCCCATGGCCGCGAGCACTGGGCCGAGATGCTGGCCAACCCGCGCAAGCCCGTGGAGCGCTGGCACCAGCTGGTGGAG GAAAAGACTTTGACCAGCTTCACAAAAGGCAGCAAAGGATtgtcagagaaagagaactcAGAGTGA